CCCCCGGCACGCGGAAGTCGAAGAGCGGGACGTGCGCGGCGTCGTCGGGCCAGAAGGGCAGGACCCACCCGCCCACGCACGCATCCACGTGGACCGGGACGCCCACGGCGCTCGCGGCCGCCGCGACCTCCTCGACCGGGTCCACGACCCCGTGCGGGTAGGACGGCGCCGAGACGACGACGAGCGCGACGTCGCTCCCGTCTCCCACGGCTGCGGCCACGGCGGCCGGGACCGCGCGGCACGTCGCGGGGTCCACGGGGACCAGCACCAGCTCGAGCCCCAGGTAGGTCGCGGCCTTGTGGAACGCCGCGTGGACTGTGCTCGGCGCCACGACCTTGGGCGCGAAGCCCAGCGTCGCGAGCGTGTGCGGCGTACCGTCGGCCCGCGGCGGCTGCGCCGCGAGGAACGCGTCCCGGGCGGTCTTGACGGCGAGCACGCAGCTCTCCGTCCCGCCGGACGTCACGGTCCCGACGACGCCGCTCGCGTCCGGCGCGGCCGTCCCGTGCAGCATGTCGCGCGCGAAGGCCACGAGCTCGCGCTCCATGACCGCGACCGAGGAGAACGTCGTGGGGTCCAGCGCGTTGAGCGGTTGGACCGCGCGGATCGCGTCGCCCGCGAGGGCGTCGAGCTCGGCCAGGTCCGGGTCGTAGACGTACGAGAGCACGCGGCCCCCGTGCGTCGGGGCGTCGGCCGCGCGCAGTGCTGCGAGGCGGTCGAGGATGCCTGCGGTCCGCAGGACAGGGGGTGCGGGCAAAGGGGTGGCGTCATGGGCGCTCATGCGCGGCGAACTCCTCGGTGGGCACGTCGATGTCGCCCCTGCGCAGTCGATAGCGTACGAGGGCCAGGAGGCTCAGCGCGACAAGAACCGCCGGGACCAGCGAGAACGAGAGCGCGATGCCGTCGATCGCGGCGGCGGACTGCTCGGGCGTGAAGCCCGCGCTCGACGACTGGTAGCCCGTGACCCACTGCACGAGGCTCAGCAGCCCGGCGCCGAACGCCATGCCCGTCGTCTCGCCCGCGGTCCACACGCCGCTGAACGCCCCGCCGCGGTCCGCTGCCCCCGAGAGCGTCGTGGGCACCGTGCGGGCGTCGTGCGCGATCACGTCGGGCAGCATCGCGAGCGGGAGCGCCTGCATGCCCGCGTACCCGATGCCCGCGAGCGCGGTCGGCAGGTACACCCAGGCGCCCGGAGCCCACGCGAGCGGCACCATGCACAGCGTCGCGACCGCGAACAGCGAGCTCGCGAGGACGAAGCTGCGCTCCTTGCCGACCCGGCGCGCGAGCCGGTTCCAGAGCGGCATGACCAGGAGAGCGGGTGCGATGAGCGCAGCGAACAGCAGGCTCACCGCGAGGGTCGACTCGAGGACGTAGGTCGCGACGTAGTTCGCGGCCGCGAGCATGAGGCCCGTCGCGAGGGCCTGGAGGACGAACGCCGTGAGCAGGACCCGGAAGGGCTGGCTGCGGCGCAGCGTCGCGACGGCCTCCGAGACCGCGATGCGGAAGGCGCCCGCGGCCGAGGTGGCCGCCTGCGCACCCGGGGGGAGCGACGCCGTCGGGCCGGCAGCCCGGGCGCCGCGCGGGGCCACGCGCG
This region of Oerskovia jenensis genomic DNA includes:
- a CDS encoding MFS transporter, with translation MERLRPRTIAGYAIGSVGTGGFGTLPGLMLLYYLTDALAVPAAVAGLVVTGAKVWDVVIDPFIGYGSDRDLARTGSRRRFMTIGACTIPVFFALTFAVPAGASTVAASIWVLVAFLLAATAFSLFQVPYIALPAEIAPTYDERTRLISWRVATLAFAILLFGAGGPVLRGETSSLSGYLTLGVVAGLVIGAGMLVASRVAPRGARAAGPTASLPPGAQAATSAAGAFRIAVSEAVATLRRSQPFRVLLTAFVLQALATGLMLAAANYVATYVLESTLAVSLLFAALIAPALLVMPLWNRLARRVGKERSFVLASSLFAVATLCMVPLAWAPGAWVYLPTALAGIGYAGMQALPLAMLPDVIAHDARTVPTTLSGAADRGGAFSGVWTAGETTGMAFGAGLLSLVQWVTGYQSSSAGFTPEQSAAAIDGIALSFSLVPAVLVALSLLALVRYRLRRGDIDVPTEEFAAHERP